Proteins encoded within one genomic window of Tautonia rosea:
- a CDS encoding site-specific DNA-methyltransferase, which yields MAKSTKQKSVETLTHEADRRKNIPTAEYQSVVREEHQNPVRVAYERRNRDLDPQLVWRGKDEQDWSDLVVHAPPLYIQEKVHPKALIDDLLRRTKESEQAADPQGLLIPDIFADFNGIAEGADKTEFYQHDQNWSNRMILGDSLQVMASLAEREGLRGQVQCIYFDPPYGIKFNSNFQWSTTSRDVKDGNTEHITREPEQVKAFRDTWKDGIHSYLTYLRDRLTVARDLLADPGSIFVQIGDENLHRVRSLLDEVFGEDNFLSQIGVVKTSGLSAADRMSSATDYILWYAKKRETVKYRQLLVEKDITSSSGSMYRYVCDEAGVPRRLAGSENADPRSAYRLDNITKPGPGSRYTVSYQGRNYTPGGRWWGTTELGMSRVIKASRLASSGNTISFFRAWQDYAAIPLNNLWTDTATGGFLEQKVYVVQTTEKIIQRCMLTASDPGDLVLDPTCGSGTTATVAEQWGRRWITIDTSRVALALARARVMGARYPYYLLADSREGQEKEAEVTRSAASTQPVHGNIRHGFVYERVPHITLKSIANNAEIDVIWEKWQEELEPLRESLNAVLKKKWQEWEIPREEDENWPQEAKKLHAKWWDARIARQKEIDASIAAKAEFEYLYDKPYEDKKKVRVAGPFTVESLSPHRTLGVDENDELVDPLSKAADDGQGFEQVILENLKLAGVQQAHKEDRITFTALNAWPGEMVCAEGRYMEGDAEKRAAIFIGPEFGTVQRADLVAAAREAGDAGFDVLIASAFNYEAHTTEFSKLGRIPVLKARMNADLHMAGDLKNTGKGNLFVIFGEPDIEIIEEPDDRISVKINGVDVFHPNTGEVRSDGAEGIACWFIDTDYNEESFFVRHAYFLGANDPYKSLKTTLKAEIDAEAWATLNSDTSRPFAKPKSGRIAVKVINHLGDEVMKVFRV from the coding sequence ATGGCAAAATCGACGAAACAAAAGAGTGTGGAAACCCTGACCCATGAAGCGGACAGGCGGAAAAACATACCGACCGCCGAATATCAATCGGTCGTGAGAGAAGAGCACCAGAATCCGGTCCGGGTGGCCTACGAACGCCGCAATCGTGATCTCGATCCGCAGCTGGTCTGGCGCGGCAAAGATGAGCAGGACTGGAGCGACCTCGTCGTTCATGCGCCGCCGCTCTACATCCAGGAGAAAGTGCACCCCAAGGCGCTGATCGACGACTTGCTTCGCCGGACGAAGGAATCCGAGCAGGCGGCAGACCCGCAAGGGCTATTAATCCCTGATATATTCGCTGATTTCAACGGCATCGCTGAGGGAGCCGATAAGACCGAATTCTACCAGCACGACCAGAACTGGTCGAACCGCATGATCCTGGGCGATTCGCTCCAGGTCATGGCCTCGCTCGCCGAACGCGAGGGCCTGCGCGGTCAGGTGCAGTGCATCTATTTCGACCCACCGTACGGCATCAAGTTCAACAGCAACTTTCAGTGGAGTACTACTAGCCGAGATGTTAAGGATGGGAATACAGAGCACATCACGCGTGAGCCAGAGCAAGTCAAAGCCTTTAGAGATACTTGGAAAGATGGTATTCACAGCTATCTCACATACCTTCGAGATCGACTAACCGTTGCGAGAGATTTGCTTGCCGATCCTGGATCTATATTTGTTCAGATTGGCGATGAAAATCTGCATAGAGTTCGGTCTCTATTAGATGAAGTGTTTGGCGAAGATAATTTTTTATCACAAATTGGTGTTGTTAAAACATCAGGATTATCTGCCGCAGACAGAATGAGCTCAGCCACTGATTATATCCTATGGTACGCGAAGAAAAGAGAAACCGTAAAATACAGGCAGCTGCTTGTAGAAAAAGACATAACCTCAAGTTCTGGATCTATGTATCGTTACGTTTGTGATGAAGCTGGGGTTCCTCGACGACTCGCAGGATCAGAAAACGCCGATCCAAGATCTGCTTACAGGCTCGACAATATTACCAAGCCGGGTCCTGGGAGTCGCTATACGGTCAGTTACCAGGGGAGAAACTACACGCCAGGTGGGAGGTGGTGGGGGACAACTGAATTAGGAATGAGTCGAGTAATCAAAGCATCTAGATTAGCGTCGAGCGGGAATACAATTTCTTTTTTTCGTGCGTGGCAAGACTATGCAGCGATTCCTTTAAACAATCTCTGGACCGACACGGCAACCGGAGGGTTTTTGGAGCAGAAAGTGTACGTCGTGCAAACAACTGAAAAGATAATACAACGTTGTATGCTAACTGCTTCCGATCCTGGTGACCTCGTGCTGGACCCAACATGCGGTTCCGGCACCACCGCCACCGTCGCCGAACAATGGGGCCGCCGCTGGATCACGATTGACACTTCCCGCGTGGCGCTTGCCTTAGCCCGTGCCCGCGTCATGGGCGCTCGCTACCCCTACTATCTTCTCGCCGATTCCCGTGAAGGGCAGGAGAAAGAAGCGGAAGTCACACGAAGTGCCGCCTCGACGCAGCCCGTGCATGGCAACATCCGCCATGGGTTCGTCTATGAGCGTGTGCCGCACATTACGCTCAAATCCATTGCCAACAACGCCGAGATCGACGTCATCTGGGAAAAGTGGCAGGAGGAGCTCGAACCGCTCCGCGAATCTCTGAACGCTGTTTTAAAAAAGAAATGGCAGGAATGGGAAATTCCTCGCGAAGAGGATGAAAACTGGCCTCAAGAAGCGAAGAAGCTGCATGCAAAATGGTGGGATGCCCGCATTGCGCGGCAGAAGGAGATCGACGCCTCCATCGCCGCCAAAGCAGAATTCGAGTATCTCTATGACAAGCCCTACGAAGACAAGAAGAAAGTGCGAGTTGCCGGACCGTTCACGGTCGAAAGCCTCTCGCCGCACCGCACCCTTGGCGTCGATGAGAACGACGAGCTGGTCGACCCTTTAAGCAAGGCTGCCGACGACGGCCAGGGTTTCGAGCAAGTTATCCTTGAGAATCTGAAGCTTGCGGGCGTCCAGCAGGCCCACAAAGAGGATCGCATCACCTTCACCGCGCTCAATGCGTGGCCCGGCGAGATGGTCTGCGCCGAAGGCCGCTACATGGAAGGCGATGCCGAGAAGCGGGCCGCCATATTCATCGGGCCTGAATTTGGAACCGTGCAGCGTGCCGACCTGGTCGCCGCGGCCCGCGAGGCCGGCGACGCGGGTTTCGACGTGCTCATCGCCAGCGCCTTCAACTACGAGGCGCATACGACCGAATTCAGCAAGCTCGGCCGGATTCCCGTGCTCAAGGCTCGCATGAACGCCGACCTGCACATGGCGGGCGACCTGAAGAACACCGGCAAGGGCAATCTGTTCGTCATCTTCGGCGAGCCGGACATCGAGATCATTGAGGAGCCGGACGATCGCATCAGCGTAAAGATCAACGGCGTCGATGTTTTCCATCCGAACACCGGCGAGGTCCGGAGCGACGGTGCCGAAGGCATCGCCTGCTGGTTCATCGACACCGACTATAACGAAGAGAGCTTCTTTGTCCGCCACGCCTATTTCCTTGGTGCCAACGATCCTTATAAGTCCCTGAAAACGACGCTCAAGGCCGAGATCGACGCTGAAGCCTGGGCGACGCTGAACAGCGACACTTCCCGGCCCTTCGCAAAGCCAAAATCCGGCCGCATCGCCGTGAAAGTCATCAACCATCTCGGTGACGAAGTGATGAAAGTGTTCAGGGTCTAG
- a CDS encoding UvrD-helicase domain-containing protein encodes MEFRIADTFTDSLGRLTADEQKAVKTTAFDLQLNPASPGMSFHKLDRAKDKQFWSVRVNADIRLIVHRTAGSLLLCYVDHHDKAYEWAERRKLQTHPRTGAAQLVEIRETVQEITVPVYVEEQKPKAAERKKPLFPHIADDALLDYGVPVDWLDDVRAATEETLLTLTDHLPREAGEALLELATGGTPRMPQTVQTVDNPFEHPDALRRFRLMSNVEELQRALDYPWDKWTVFLHPDQRELVERDYNGPARVSGSAGTGKTIVALHRAACLARSHPDTRVLLATFTDTLASALHTKLLRLVSSEPRLAERIDVHSLDALGLRLYKAHFGPAKLADRALIRGLLRDASTAVECHRFSERFLLTEWEQLVDAWQLQNWEEYRDVARLGRKTRLPEAQRAILWSIFERVIKELDNRQTITQSKLFTSLASALSKSRNSPFDYAVIDEAQDLTVAQMKFFAALGADRPNALFFAGDLGQRIFQQPFSWKSLGIDIRGRSRTLRVNYRTSHQIRMQADLLLGPEIRDVDDNAEKRSDTVSVFNGPAPSIHALNDASEEARHVAGWLNELSELGVHPHEIGLFVRSEAEIDRAVAAATEAGLPYKVLDRNVSTVSGYLSISTMHLAKGLEFRAVAVMACDDEIVPLQGRIEAVGDDADLQEIYDTERHLLYVACTRARDHLLVTCVEPGSEFLDDLRQ; translated from the coding sequence ATGGAATTCCGCATCGCTGATACGTTTACCGACAGTCTGGGTCGCCTGACCGCGGACGAGCAGAAGGCGGTCAAGACCACCGCCTTCGACTTGCAGCTCAATCCGGCCAGCCCCGGTATGAGTTTCCACAAGCTCGACCGGGCGAAGGACAAGCAATTCTGGTCGGTGCGGGTTAACGCAGACATCCGGCTCATCGTGCATCGCACGGCCGGCAGTCTGCTGCTCTGCTACGTCGACCACCACGACAAGGCCTATGAATGGGCGGAGCGGCGGAAGCTTCAGACGCATCCCAGGACCGGCGCTGCCCAGCTCGTCGAGATTCGGGAGACGGTGCAGGAAATTACCGTCCCGGTCTATGTCGAGGAGCAAAAGCCGAAGGCGGCCGAACGTAAGAAACCGTTGTTCCCCCACATCGCCGACGACGCTTTGCTGGATTACGGCGTCCCCGTCGATTGGCTGGACGACGTCAGGGCCGCGACGGAAGAAACACTCCTGACCCTGACCGACCATTTGCCGAGGGAGGCGGGCGAGGCGCTGCTGGAACTGGCAACTGGCGGTACGCCGCGAATGCCTCAGACGGTTCAGACCGTCGATAATCCGTTCGAGCATCCGGACGCGCTACGCCGTTTCCGGCTGATGTCGAATGTGGAGGAGTTGCAACGGGCACTGGATTATCCATGGGACAAATGGACCGTCTTCCTGCACCCCGACCAGAGGGAACTGGTCGAGCGAGACTATAACGGCCCGGCGCGGGTCTCCGGCTCGGCAGGCACCGGGAAGACGATTGTGGCGCTGCACCGCGCGGCCTGCCTGGCCCGCTCCCATCCCGACACGCGTGTATTGCTTGCCACCTTCACCGACACGCTGGCCAGCGCCCTTCACACCAAATTGCTCCGGCTGGTCAGCAGCGAGCCCCGACTTGCTGAGCGGATCGACGTCCATTCGCTCGACGCGCTGGGTCTGCGCCTCTACAAAGCCCATTTCGGACCGGCAAAGCTCGCGGATCGTGCTCTTATCCGCGGCTTGCTGCGTGATGCTTCCACCGCAGTCGAATGCCACCGATTCAGCGAACGCTTCCTGCTGACGGAGTGGGAACAGCTCGTCGATGCGTGGCAGCTTCAGAACTGGGAAGAATATCGCGATGTGGCCCGGCTCGGCCGCAAGACCCGGCTGCCGGAGGCGCAGCGGGCAATCCTCTGGTCGATCTTTGAGCGCGTTATCAAAGAGCTGGACAATCGGCAGACAATCACCCAGTCGAAGCTATTCACTTCTCTTGCTTCTGCACTCTCAAAGAGTAGAAATTCCCCGTTCGATTACGCGGTTATCGATGAGGCGCAGGACCTGACCGTCGCCCAAATGAAATTCTTCGCCGCGCTTGGCGCTGATCGACCGAATGCGCTTTTCTTCGCCGGCGATCTCGGGCAGCGGATATTCCAGCAACCTTTCTCATGGAAGTCGCTCGGCATCGACATTCGCGGCCGGTCACGGACGCTCCGTGTGAACTATCGCACCTCCCACCAGATTCGCATGCAGGCCGACCTGCTCCTCGGCCCCGAAATCCGTGACGTAGATGACAATGCCGAGAAGCGGAGCGATACGGTCTCCGTCTTCAACGGTCCGGCACCGTCAATCCACGCCCTGAATGATGCTTCGGAAGAGGCCCGGCATGTCGCCGGATGGCTGAATGAACTGTCAGAATTGGGCGTACATCCGCACGAAATCGGTTTGTTCGTCCGCTCCGAAGCTGAAATCGACCGTGCGGTGGCGGCGGCGACCGAGGCCGGGCTGCCCTATAAGGTGCTCGACAGGAATGTCAGCACGGTTAGCGGCTACCTGTCAATCAGCACGATGCACCTTGCCAAAGGGCTCGAGTTCCGTGCGGTCGCCGTCATGGCCTGCGACGATGAAATCGTCCCGCTCCAGGGGCGCATCGAGGCAGTAGGGGACGATGCCGATTTACAGGAAATCTACGACACCGAGCGTCACTTGCTCTATGTAGCCTGCACGCGTGCCAGGGATCACCTCCTCGTAACGTGCGTCGAGCCGGGCTCGGAGTTCCTGGACGATCTCAGGCAATGA
- a CDS encoding AAA family ATPase has translation MNYPLRHLSIRVPWHDSGWTGKICDAPRLNGACAKLKRIAAGKDDGFEEGIAGRSFDGLEREQWPCCVEERSAFMAPFEMHQVKRHALAASDPAHYGHFTPTVQRYPAYSAGVVPFFWLMRDNLGTYRDLLELDVDPEREPELNYQTSWIHEAENQKALLNGFAAHLRSEESLTLFYAKHVPFVEGTGRILIGAGRIRHIGDLTEYDRAGDGLRGMIWDRPVQHSIRPKGRDGFLMPYHEVLERAEQDPSLDLERYTAHAPEGHWSEFSYASELVTHDGAIAALLSMEVTLGRIEAELGIATGWQRQWLHDELIRLWKVRGPFPGLGAVLSSFGLSRGLFVAHALQQKAGDNANPWPLVDQAFAKPENLLPPELRRDLKELAPTWRSLPKERREYLMLLSRFELTVDQARDLYDKGSRSKKGWGATDRELLQNPYLFYEISRHESDGIGLLNVDRGIFPEDTVRLLHPLDEPTRLDSAVDLRRIRAFTVDALERAAVSGHTLLSCDAIVESVGNVAVRPPCAVTTDMLTARAGDMGPVVTAADAGEEPGLQLERYRDIGELVRKQIVGRVEGKRHAPVFDWAALLEARLGVAEEDDEEKRARLEKIAALKELAESRFSVLAGPAGTGKTTLLGLLCAQPDIRAGGLLLLAPTGKARVRMQELAGHTGSRAQTIAQFLNQWHRYDGRTGRYRLSSDRPRAKGYGTVIIDEASMLTEDMLGALLDALQGVQRLILVGDPAQLPPIGAGRPFVDIIARLRPPDYDSAFPRIAPGYAELTIERRQAGADRPDLRLARWFSTTPPSAGGDDVFSAGDREHQVLRFVQWETPDDFQEKLTEVLVEELGLDGSGDIPGFNRALGAVAHKGYDYFNATRAGKPGSIEAVEAWQILSPLRGMPFGVSDVNRQIHERFRAGFLELAGRRQRSIPRPMGVERIVYGDKVINLANHQRDGHRVFPREGALGYLANGEIGLAVGQWKSNGYPRILKVEFSSQKGYTYDFYAGDFREEGDAALELAYALTVHKSQGSQFGLVILVLPEAHPILSRELVYTALTRHQERVVILHQGPRTLLKDFAAPHRSETARRMTNLLRPCRMTEIPLPKGSVFLQEGLIHRTSKGQAVRSKSELLIAEALISGGVSFEYEKALTLGGSTRYPDFTIEDEISGNTVYWEHLGMLDREEYSRSWEKKLAWYRANGVRPVEYPDPDPDPNPEPGAALLLTTSDSPGQGLDMGRVRSLIRDHCGG, from the coding sequence GTGAACTATCCCCTTCGTCATCTCTCCATCCGTGTCCCGTGGCATGATTCCGGCTGGACGGGAAAGATATGCGACGCTCCCCGTCTGAACGGGGCCTGCGCGAAGCTGAAGCGGATCGCCGCCGGGAAGGATGACGGGTTCGAAGAGGGCATCGCCGGGCGCAGCTTCGATGGGCTGGAACGCGAGCAATGGCCCTGCTGCGTCGAGGAGCGGTCCGCGTTCATGGCCCCGTTCGAGATGCACCAGGTGAAGCGCCACGCGCTTGCCGCGAGCGACCCGGCCCATTACGGACATTTCACTCCGACGGTCCAGCGCTATCCGGCCTATTCTGCCGGAGTTGTGCCGTTCTTCTGGCTGATGCGCGACAATCTCGGGACCTATCGCGATCTGCTCGAGCTCGACGTCGATCCCGAGCGCGAGCCGGAGCTGAACTACCAGACGAGCTGGATACACGAGGCGGAGAACCAGAAGGCGCTTCTCAACGGATTCGCGGCGCACCTCCGCTCTGAGGAATCGCTCACCCTCTTCTATGCGAAGCACGTCCCCTTCGTGGAGGGCACCGGCCGCATCCTCATCGGTGCCGGCCGGATCAGGCATATCGGCGACCTGACCGAATATGACCGGGCCGGTGACGGCCTGCGGGGGATGATCTGGGATCGCCCGGTCCAGCACTCCATCCGGCCGAAGGGCAGGGATGGGTTCCTCATGCCCTATCACGAGGTGCTCGAGCGTGCGGAGCAGGACCCTTCCCTTGATCTGGAGCGTTACACGGCTCACGCCCCCGAAGGGCACTGGAGCGAATTCTCCTATGCCAGCGAGCTCGTGACGCATGACGGTGCTATCGCGGCACTGCTGTCGATGGAAGTGACCCTTGGCCGCATCGAGGCGGAGCTGGGCATCGCGACCGGCTGGCAACGCCAGTGGCTTCACGACGAACTCATCCGGCTCTGGAAGGTGCGGGGCCCGTTCCCCGGTCTCGGAGCGGTCCTCTCCTCGTTCGGACTGTCCCGCGGCCTCTTCGTCGCCCACGCCCTGCAGCAGAAGGCCGGGGACAATGCGAATCCCTGGCCGCTCGTCGATCAGGCATTTGCAAAACCCGAAAACCTGCTCCCTCCGGAGCTCAGGCGGGATCTGAAAGAGCTTGCCCCGACCTGGCGCAGCCTGCCGAAGGAACGCCGCGAATACCTGATGCTTCTGAGCCGGTTCGAACTGACGGTCGATCAGGCGCGGGACCTGTATGACAAGGGCTCCCGTTCGAAGAAGGGCTGGGGTGCGACCGATCGCGAACTCCTCCAGAATCCGTACCTGTTCTATGAAATCAGCCGCCACGAATCCGACGGTATCGGCCTGCTGAACGTCGATCGGGGGATTTTCCCGGAGGATACGGTCCGACTCCTGCATCCCCTGGACGAACCAACGCGTCTCGATTCTGCCGTCGATCTGCGGCGTATCAGGGCTTTCACGGTCGATGCGCTCGAACGGGCGGCTGTCAGCGGGCACACGCTCCTTTCCTGCGATGCGATCGTCGAATCTGTCGGCAACGTTGCAGTCCGGCCTCCTTGCGCAGTCACCACCGATATGCTCACCGCCAGGGCCGGCGACATGGGGCCGGTCGTCACTGCTGCCGATGCTGGTGAGGAGCCCGGGCTGCAACTGGAGCGATATCGCGATATTGGCGAGCTGGTGCGGAAACAGATCGTCGGTCGCGTGGAGGGTAAACGCCATGCTCCGGTGTTTGACTGGGCCGCGCTTCTGGAGGCCAGGCTTGGTGTTGCGGAGGAGGATGACGAGGAGAAGCGGGCCAGGCTCGAGAAAATAGCCGCCCTTAAAGAACTGGCAGAGTCGCGGTTCAGCGTTCTCGCAGGCCCGGCCGGTACCGGGAAAACGACGCTGCTCGGCCTGCTCTGCGCACAACCCGATATCCGTGCCGGGGGCCTGCTGCTTCTCGCCCCGACGGGCAAGGCACGCGTGCGCATGCAGGAACTCGCCGGTCACACCGGATCCCGTGCCCAGACCATCGCCCAGTTCCTGAATCAGTGGCACCGCTATGACGGGCGGACTGGCCGATACCGGCTGAGCAGCGACCGGCCGAGGGCTAAGGGTTACGGGACGGTGATCATCGACGAGGCGTCGATGCTGACCGAGGATATGCTCGGAGCCCTGCTCGACGCGCTCCAGGGCGTCCAGAGGCTGATCCTCGTCGGCGACCCGGCCCAGCTCCCCCCAATCGGGGCGGGACGGCCCTTTGTGGACATTATCGCCCGGTTACGACCCCCCGATTATGATTCAGCCTTTCCCCGAATTGCCCCGGGATACGCCGAGCTGACCATCGAACGGCGTCAGGCGGGCGCTGATCGGCCTGATCTCCGGCTCGCACGCTGGTTCAGCACGACACCCCCATCCGCTGGCGGAGATGATGTGTTCTCTGCAGGCGACCGTGAGCATCAGGTCCTTCGCTTCGTGCAGTGGGAGACGCCGGACGATTTCCAGGAGAAGCTGACCGAAGTGCTTGTCGAGGAGCTCGGGCTGGACGGTTCCGGGGATATCCCCGGGTTCAATCGTGCCCTCGGGGCAGTCGCCCATAAAGGTTACGACTATTTCAACGCGACGCGGGCGGGAAAGCCGGGCTCCATCGAGGCCGTTGAAGCGTGGCAAATCCTGAGCCCGCTGCGCGGGATGCCGTTCGGCGTGAGCGACGTAAACCGACAGATTCACGAACGGTTCCGGGCCGGCTTCCTGGAGCTGGCAGGCCGGAGGCAGCGTTCCATCCCGAGGCCCATGGGCGTGGAACGGATCGTGTACGGCGACAAGGTCATCAATCTCGCGAACCATCAGCGCGACGGGCACAGGGTCTTTCCCAGGGAGGGGGCGCTCGGATATCTGGCCAACGGTGAGATCGGACTTGCCGTCGGGCAATGGAAATCGAACGGGTATCCGCGGATTCTCAAAGTCGAGTTTTCCTCGCAGAAAGGCTATACCTATGATTTCTACGCCGGTGATTTCCGCGAGGAGGGAGATGCTGCACTCGAACTCGCCTATGCGCTGACCGTGCACAAATCGCAAGGCAGCCAGTTCGGCCTGGTCATCCTCGTACTCCCCGAAGCTCATCCGATCCTCTCTCGCGAACTGGTCTATACCGCCCTGACGCGGCACCAGGAGCGGGTCGTCATCCTGCATCAGGGGCCGAGGACGCTCCTGAAGGATTTCGCCGCTCCCCATCGGAGCGAAACCGCCCGTCGTATGACGAATCTGCTCCGTCCATGCCGGATGACGGAGATACCCCTGCCCAAAGGGAGCGTGTTCCTGCAGGAAGGGCTCATCCACCGGACGAGCAAGGGGCAGGCCGTCCGGTCGAAATCCGAATTGCTGATTGCCGAGGCGCTCATCAGCGGCGGCGTATCGTTCGAATACGAGAAGGCCCTGACACTCGGCGGCTCGACCCGCTACCCAGACTTCACGATCGAAGACGAAATTTCCGGGAACACCGTCTACTGGGAGCACCTCGGGATGCTCGACCGTGAAGAATACTCCCGAAGCTGGGAGAAGAAACTTGCATGGTATCGGGCCAACGGTGTTCGCCCGGTGGAATATCCCGATCCAGACCCCGATCCAAATCCCGAGCCGGGAGCTGCGCTGCTCCTGACGACGAGTGATTCACCTGGACAGGGCCTCGACATGGGCCGGGTCAGAAGCCTGATCCGGGATCATTGCGGCGGCTGA
- a CDS encoding RNA-directed DNA polymerase yields MSTHAASPGKLLHLRSLNYLRRDYALSYVGSRLLVDGLDPSILDDWTDTYLMRMARTGRNPTYWQHKIFKSVQGDGTIDYRNCLAGSPVTHLLEVWALWKLSQEEAFRSAPCIYSYRWSSPQSHHVFQYFMAGYREREQAITYAGKQLKKPHVLIFDLKGFYPSIDVERAFRLFRHRAENSSLSGTDLETVLFSAEGVCQAKKRGGLPVGPPLAHVIANLYLERLDALLSVHFPGRYFRYVDDIAIVVESSEIERAKGIFAAEVEREGLEINQEKTDIHALKLWDRRLETLTTEDSSVTFGDLVVNLIHYLAHNPGDFDSLRARFHAEGFPLPFSRVRSTANYRPVRWYLQRAWVIGLRRLGYSFTLDRLIRDAHRLRSRFVERAQALADSDLPSEGIERRWAVQNLRYTYNRLLYLVPTGELDRYRTLIPESHELIQTREIFDALITGDASRIVRFPGPALAAFAQLWKENREGSPTINWSIKPELHERDAAITLALHGLADIPSGWMGAFPSDTGYNMTALKLASHPHPQVRSHRDCSYIDEVESLFLNNDIPAAEWLNTRYDDNEDVVLPALAMDGGSGAGFDVPY; encoded by the coding sequence ATGAGTACCCATGCAGCCAGTCCCGGGAAGCTGTTACACCTTCGCTCGCTGAATTATCTCCGTCGCGACTACGCGCTCAGCTACGTTGGCAGCAGGCTGCTCGTCGATGGCTTGGATCCGTCGATACTCGACGACTGGACCGATACCTACCTGATGAGGATGGCTCGCACGGGCAGAAATCCGACGTACTGGCAGCATAAAATTTTTAAGTCTGTTCAAGGTGACGGCACTATTGATTACCGGAATTGCCTCGCCGGAAGCCCTGTGACTCATCTGCTCGAGGTGTGGGCACTCTGGAAGCTGAGTCAGGAGGAGGCGTTTAGGAGTGCTCCCTGTATTTACAGCTATCGATGGTCAAGTCCGCAGAGCCACCATGTCTTCCAGTATTTCATGGCGGGCTATCGCGAGCGGGAGCAGGCGATTACGTATGCGGGAAAGCAGCTGAAGAAGCCCCATGTGCTGATCTTCGACCTGAAGGGCTTTTATCCGAGCATTGATGTCGAGCGAGCGTTCAGACTCTTCAGGCATCGCGCTGAGAACTCTTCCCTCAGCGGGACTGATCTCGAGACGGTTCTCTTCAGCGCCGAGGGCGTCTGCCAGGCAAAGAAGCGGGGAGGCCTGCCCGTCGGGCCGCCGCTGGCGCATGTGATCGCCAATCTATATCTGGAGCGGCTTGATGCCTTGTTGAGTGTCCATTTTCCCGGCCGGTATTTCCGCTACGTTGATGACATCGCCATCGTCGTCGAGTCGTCGGAGATCGAGCGGGCCAAAGGAATTTTTGCTGCCGAAGTTGAGCGAGAGGGGCTTGAGATTAATCAAGAGAAAACGGACATACACGCCCTGAAGCTCTGGGACAGGCGGCTGGAAACACTCACAACTGAAGATTCCTCGGTCACGTTCGGCGATCTCGTGGTCAATCTGATTCATTATCTTGCACACAATCCAGGCGATTTCGATTCGCTGCGGGCCAGGTTCCATGCCGAGGGGTTCCCCCTTCCGTTTTCTCGGGTCAGGTCCACGGCGAATTACCGTCCGGTCCGATGGTACCTACAGCGAGCTTGGGTCATCGGCCTTCGGAGGCTCGGCTATTCGTTCACACTGGATCGCCTGATTCGGGATGCTCACCGGCTGAGGTCGCGATTCGTGGAGCGTGCACAGGCTCTTGCTGATTCGGATCTCCCTTCCGAGGGTATCGAACGGCGATGGGCCGTGCAGAACCTCCGCTACACTTATAATCGCCTGCTTTACCTCGTCCCGACCGGGGAACTGGATCGTTACAGGACACTGATCCCTGAATCGCACGAACTCATTCAGACTAGAGAAATCTTCGACGCGCTGATCACCGGAGATGCCAGCAGGATCGTCCGTTTCCCGGGTCCGGCCCTGGCGGCCTTCGCCCAGCTCTGGAAGGAGAACCGTGAGGGGAGCCCTACCATCAACTGGTCAATCAAGCCTGAGCTGCATGAGCGAGATGCTGCCATCACGCTCGCGTTGCATGGCCTGGCTGATATTCCGTCCGGGTGGATGGGGGCATTCCCCTCAGATACCGGTTACAACATGACGGCCCTGAAACTCGCGTCCCACCCCCATCCCCAGGTGCGTTCGCATCGGGATTGTTCCTACATCGACGAGGTCGAATCGCTGTTCCTCAACAACGACATTCCGGCGGCAGAATGGCTGAACACCCGCTATGACGATAACGAAGATGTGGTCCTCCCTGCGTTGGCCATGGATGGAGGCTCTGGCGCGGGATTCGATGTACCCTATTAA
- a CDS encoding type II toxin-antitoxin system RelE/ParE family toxin — protein MTYRVIVTRTADAEAMEALRWYAERSPAVARRWYQGLESALKTLESQPTRCPVSEDDSEALGREIRLRLYGRRHGVFKILFSIEGETVWVLRIRHSARGPIEPEQ, from the coding sequence GTGACCTATCGCGTTATCGTCACCCGGACAGCCGACGCGGAGGCGATGGAAGCCTTGCGCTGGTACGCCGAACGTTCGCCTGCTGTGGCCCGTCGCTGGTATCAGGGGCTGGAAAGTGCCTTGAAGACGCTTGAATCGCAACCAACGCGGTGCCCAGTATCGGAGGATGATTCCGAAGCTCTGGGTCGTGAGATCCGGCTCAGGCTCTACGGCCGCCGGCACGGCGTCTTCAAAATTCTGTTTTCCATCGAGGGCGAAACCGTCTGGGTGCTGCGGATTCGCCACAGTGCTCGCGGTCCGATTGAGCCCGAACAATAG
- a CDS encoding type II toxin-antitoxin system Phd/YefM family antitoxin, with protein MLDINRDINSLSNFKRHTPEFLRQLKETGAPVVLTVNGKAELVVQDAKSYQKLLELAEYAEEVETTRRALAEMEAGQGRPAEEMLAEMRKILDEQAPRQ; from the coding sequence ATGCTTGACATCAACCGCGACATTAACTCGCTGTCCAATTTCAAGCGGCATACGCCTGAATTCCTCCGGCAGTTGAAGGAGACGGGCGCGCCTGTCGTCCTGACCGTCAACGGTAAGGCGGAGCTGGTGGTCCAGGATGCAAAATCCTACCAGAAGCTTCTGGAGCTGGCCGAGTACGCCGAGGAAGTGGAAACAACCCGGCGTGCGCTTGCCGAGATGGAAGCCGGGCAGGGCCGCCCTGCGGAGGAGATGCTGGCTGAGATGCGGAAAATACTGGATGAGCAGGCCCCGCGGCAGTGA